A part of Heliangelus exortis chromosome 3, bHelExo1.hap1, whole genome shotgun sequence genomic DNA contains:
- the RPS12 gene encoding small ribosomal subunit protein eS12 — MAEEGITAGGVMDVNTALQEVLKTALIHDGLARGIREAAKALDKRQAHLCVLASNCDEPTYVKLVEALCAEHQINLIKVDDNKKLGEWVGLCKIDREGKPRKVVGCSCVVVKDYGKESQAKDVIEEYFKCKK; from the exons ATGGCCGAGGAAGG cattACTGCTGGAGGTGTAATGGATGTTAACACCGCCCTGCAAGAAGTGCTGAAGACCGCACTTATCCACGATGGCCTCGCTCGTGGTATTCGTGAAGCAGCCAAAGCCTTGGACAA ACGCCAAGCCCACCTTTGTGTCCTGGCTTCAAACTGTGATGAACCCACATATGTAAAGTTAGTTGAAGCACTTTGTGCAGAACATCAGATCAACTTGATAAAG GTTGATGACAACAAGAAGCTGGGTGAATGGGTTGGTCTCTGCAAGATcgacagagaaggaaaacctCGCAAAGTAGTGGGCTGCAGTTGTGTGGTTGTCAAA gaCTATGGCAAGGAATCTCAGGCCAAAGATGTCATCGAAGAGTACTTCAAATGCAAgaaatga